Part of the Mycolicibacterium mengxianglii genome is shown below.
CACCGATGGCCGGTTCGGTGGGCTACGCCGCCGCCAAGCACGGCATCGTCGGCCTGATGCGGGTGTACGCGAATTTGCTTGCTCCGTACCGCATCCGGGTGAACTCGATACATCCGGCCGGGGTGAACACCCCGATGATCGACAACGACTTCACCCGCAGTTGGCTCGAGGGGCTCACTCAGGAGACGCAGGGCGGCCCCGATATGTCCAACGCGCTACCGGTGCAGACGTTGGAACCCGAGGACATCGCCAACGCCGCGTTCTGGTTGGTAGCCGACACCGGCCGTTACGTCACCGGGATCACGTTGCCCGTCGACGCCGGCTATGTGAACAAGCGTTAGGCGGTCACGGTCAGCTCGACGCGGCCGTCTGTTCCGACTGCTTCGCGCTCTTCGGTGAGGACCGTGGTCTTGGCGACGAGACGTACCCGGTCTGCCCGGAAGAGATCCTCGGAGTATTCGAACGGGCGGCCGTTGGCGTCGGAGGTGACCCGGGTCATCGACAACAACGGTGTGCGCGTGGGGATTTCCAGCCAGGCCGCTTCCCGGGGGTTGGCGTTGACCACTTCGATGCTCTCGGTCGACGACGACGGCACCAGGTCGTAGCGGACGGCCAGCAGGTCGTAAATGGAGCCTCCGAGAGGTTGTTCCAGCAGGTCGGTCACCAGGTCGGCGATGAAGTGGGCGCAGTCCACCGAGAGCGGGAATCCGTCGGCGTAGCGCAGGCGCTGAACGACGACGAGTTCTGTTCCGGGTTTGACCCCGAGTCGGTGCGCCTCCACGGCGGTGGCGCCGCGCAGGGCCGTGGACAGCACCCTGCTGCGGGTGGTCGAATGCCCACCCTGTTCGAGCCGGTTCGGCAACCCGGACAACTCGGCGACATTACGTTCGACGACACCGGATTTGATGAAGGTGCCTCCCCCACGCCCGGTGCGCCGCTCCAGAATGCCGGCACGGCTCAGCGGGACGAGGGCGCTGCGCAAGGTTGCACGGGACACCGAGAACTGCTCGGCCATTTCACGTTCGGATCCGAGGCGGTCACCGGGCCGCAGGGTGCCGGCGTCGAGCATGCTGACGATTCGACGCCGCACATCCTCGGCTACCGGACCGCCCTCGGATTCGTCCATGTGGTTACCGTACCGACCAAACTGTCCTGTTTCCGGTCAGCCGTTGAGGGCGTCGAGGGATTCAGGCAGGATCTGCCCACCGTCGACGACGATGGATTGCCCGGTGATGTAGCGCGCTTCGTCGGTGGCCAGGAACGCCGCGAGATGCCCGATGTCCGCGGGTGTTCCCAGGGTTCCGGCAGGAATCGCGCGTGCCATGCCCGCGAGGTACTCCTCGCCCATGTCCTGGAGACCCTCGGTGAGGATGTTGCCGGGCAGGACCGCATTGACGGTGATCTGGCGCGGGGCCAGTTCGATGGCGGCAGTACGCATGAACCCCAGCTGCGCGGCCTTCGACGCCCCGTAGTGCGACCAGCCGGGGAATCCGGTGACCGGCCCGGTGATGGACGAGGTGATGATGACCCGTCCGGCACCGCTTCGGGTCAACGCATCCAGGCAGGCTTGCACCGAGTACACGGTGCCCTTGACGTTGACGTCGAGCACGGTGGCCAGATCGGCGGGTGTCATGGTGTGCAGTGGTGCCTCGGGAAAGATTCCCGCGTTGGCGCACAGCACATCGATACCGCCGAAGGCGGCCACGGTGCCGTCTGCCAGCGCCTGGCACGACTCGGCATCGGTGACGTCAACCGCCAATCCGATGACGCGGCCGGGGCCGAGCGTGTCCAGCTTGCCGACGGCGGTGTCGATATCGGGCTGGGAGCGGGCCGCGATCGCCACATTGGCACCCGCCGTGGCGAACACGCTCGCGATGCCGAAGCCGATGCCTTTGGTGGCGCCGGTGATGACCACGTTCTTGTTGTCCAGTACGAACATTTTTGCTGGTTGTCCTTGTCTGTCGGGGTCAGGTGGTCGAGTGCGCGGTGGAGATGGCGGTGCCCACTTCGAACCACTTCGGATCGTCGAGGTAGGCACGCGCCAATTCTGCTGTACCGGCCGCGAATCGGTCGCCCAAAGTGCGGGCGGGCTCGGAGTCAGGGTGGGTTCCGATCCATGCCGTGAGCATGAGGCGACGCAGCATAACGAAGGTGGGGATCTCGGCGAGGTCGGCCGGGGGCATGGGGCGGACCTGCTGGTAGCCCGTGAGCCAGTCCTCGACAATGTGCTGCGCCTCGGGGGTGTCCTCGATGAAGGACACCACAGCGCCCAGGTCGGCCAGGAACCACGACCAGCCACAGTCATCGAAGTCGATGACGGTGATCTTTCCTTCGTGCACCATCAGATTGGACATCCGCAGGTCCGCGTGCACCAGTCCGAACCGATCCGGGCCGGTGCCGTAACGCGTGAGGCGGTCGACGATCTTACGTTCGGCCGCCTCGATCGTCTCCGCGTCGGCCACCCTCAACGCGGGCGCATCTCGCCAGTCGCCCCAGCGAGCGCCGGCTCCCAGCATCGTTTCCAGATCCCAGCGGAACCGGGTGAATCCGGCAGGCGGGCACCAGTTCTGGACGTGCTCGTGTAGCGAGGCCGTGATCGCGCCCAGGTCGCTGAAGCTGATTCCGGTGACGTCTTCTTCGGCAATGGTTCCGGGCACGAAGGTGAACAGATCCACCAGGCATACGTCGTCACCGATCCGCGCTTCCACCACCCGGCGACCGTCTACAGCCGGAATCACCTGCGGGGTCGCGATGGCCGAGTCCCGCCGGACACTGTCCATCCAGTCGAGTTCGGACTCGACCGCGGCCAGCGAGTGGTACCCGGGCCGGTGCACCCGCAAGACCTCACGTCGGTTGTCGGTTTCGACGAGGAACGTCCCGTTCTCGGAAAAGCTCAGCAACGTGACGGTCGCAGAGTCCAGTTGGTAGTGCGCGAGCGCGGCGTACGCGAAGCGTTCATAGTCGGCGGCAGTCATGTCGCTCAAGTGGGGGTCTCCTCGTGGATTCCATGACGATCTCAGTGGGTCCAGGTGCTCGCCGGTCCCCATTTCGGACCGCTACCCGTCTTTTGGTATGTACGTTGTACCGCACGGAATCCCCCATGAACAGACCAAAAAAGAAAGATTTAACCGCGCCACTACTGCGGGCAGGACTTTGTAACCCGTCCGTAACGCCAACGCATCATTGCCGGTAGACGGGCTGTTGACGCGGCCGTTTTGGTCTGGTACCAATACCGCTGTGTTCTGCACCACTGACCCACAGCGGTCAAGAACGGTCGGGTCCCCTGGCCTAGAGCAGACCAAATAATCGGTATTCCTTCACCTGCCCCGCGTCATCCCCGCGTTACGTCCCCGCAGACCACAATGGTCGACCTACCTTCAGATCGGTTTTATGCCCATGAGTGAAATCGACGATCACCCACAGACCGCCTCGCCCCAACCCGGTACCGGACGATCCGGCTTGCAGCGCCTCAAACCGAACGCCATCGGTCTGGTCGGTGTGCTGTTCATGTCGGTGGCCACCGCTGCGCCGATCACCGCCATGGTGGGCAATGTGCCCATCGCGGTGGGCTTCGGCAACGGCTCGGCAGCCCCGGCCGGCTACCTGGTGGCCACCATCGTGCTCGGACTGTTCGCCGTCGGTTACGCGGCGATGTCCAAGCACATCACCGCTACCGGCGCCTTCTACGGCTACATCTCGCACGGCCTCGGCCGTGTTGTCGGCCTCTCCGCGGGGTTCCTGACCGCGCTGGCCTACATGGTGTTCGAAGCCGCGCTGGCCGGCATTTTCGCCTTCTTCGCCCGTGACCTGTTCACCTCGCTGTTTGCTGTCGATCTCCCATGGCTGCTCTTCGCAGTGGTGATGATCGCGGTGAACGCCATCCTGACCTACTTCGACGTCAACCTGGCAGCGAAAGTACTTGGCGGGCTGTTGATCACCGAGATCATCATGTTGACCCTGATGGCGGGTTCAGTGCTCATCACCGGAGGCGGCCCCGAAGGGTGGTCGCTGTCCTCGCTCAACCCCATCAACGGTCTGACCGGACTCAACGCCGTCGTACCCAACGTGGACGGTGCCGGCACGATGGCCGTCATGGGGTCGGCCGGCGTCGGATTGTTCTTCGCCTTCTGGTCCTGGGTGGGCTTCGAGTCGAGCGCCATGTACGGCGAAGAGTCCAAGAACCCCAAGAAGATCATCCCCGTCGCCATCATGTCGTCGGTTCTGGGTATCGGAGCGTTCTACATCATCGTGTCCTGGCTGGCCATCGTCGGAACCGGACCCACCAAAGCGATTGCCTTGGCCCAAGATACGAACACTGCCAGCGAGATCTTCTTCGGACCCGTTCGGGATCACCTCGGAAACTGGGCGGTGACGCTGTTCCAGATCCTGCTGACCACCGGCTCTTATGCCTGCGGCATGGCCTTCCACAACTGCGCCGCCCGTTACATCTACGCCATCGGCCGCGAAGACATCATCCCCGGGACAGCGAATACCGTTGGCCGCACGCACCGCGTCCACGGCTCGCCACACATCGCCGGCTTCGTCCAGACCGTGATCGCCCTGCTGATCGTGCTGCTGTTCGCGTTGACCGGACGTGACCCCTACGGCGATCTGTACGGGCTCATGGCCATCCTGGGTACCTCCGCCATTTTGATCGTGCAGGCCCTGGCCGCATTCTCGGTGATCTCGTATTTCCATGTGCGCAAACAGCATCCCGAAACCGCGCACTGGTTCCGGACGTGCCTGGCACCCGGACTCGGTGGTCTGGGCATGTGCTACGTGATCTACCTGTTGATCAGCAACGCATCCTTCGCCGCGGGATCTGCCTCCGACGACGCCATCTTCACCGCGATCCCCTACGTCGTCGGCATCACCGCCGTCGGCGGGGTCGTCGTCGCGCTGGTGCTGCGGGCCCGCTCGCCGCATCGCTACGACCGTCTCGGACGAGTGGTGCTCGACGAGGAACGCTGACCGAACTCCGGACCGGGCCCGCGATCGATCGCCATATACCAGCGAGGACAGCCACATGGCATTTTCCACCATCATGGATTCCAACAGCTACACCGGCGCGGAAGACCTCGACCCCGCCATCGACACCATGATCGAGAAACGGCGATCGACGCTGGGTCCGTCCTACCGGCTCTTCTACAACCGGCCCGTCCACCTGGTCAAAGGCTCCGGCGCCCATCTCTTCGATGCCGACGGCACCAAGTACCTGGATGCCTACAACAACGTGGCCAGCGTCGGGCACTGCAATCCGCGGGTGATCGAAGCCGTCACCAACCAGATGTCGGCGCTCAACACCCACACCCGCTACCTGCACGGCAACATCCTCGACTATTCCGAACAACTGCTGGCAACATTCCCCGAGGAGATCTCCTCGATCATGTTCACCTGCACCGGATCTGAGGCCAACGACCTGGCAGTACGGGTGGCCGAGGGCCACACCGGCGGCACCGGGATCATCGTCACCGAGGAGGCCTATCACGGTAACTCCGCACTGATATCGGGAATGTCCCCGTCACTGGGGACCGGGGTGCCGCTGGGGGCGAACGTCCGCACGGTGCCGGCGCCGGACTCCTACCGCGTGGACCCGGCACATCTGGGTCGGTGGTTCGCCGAACACGTCACCGTCGCCGTCGCCGACCTCGAACGTCACGGGCACCGATTCAGCGCACTGCTTCTCGACTCGATCTTCTCCTCCGACGGCATCTACGTCGATCCGTCGATCCTGGCGCCCGCCGTCGAGGTGGTGCACCGCGCCGGCGGGGTGTTCATCGCCGACGAAGTTCAGCCCGGGTTCGCCCGCACGGGCGAGGCGATGTGGGGCTTTCAGCGGCACGGCGTCGTGCCGGACCTGGTGACCATGGGTAAACCCATGGGCAACGGCATCCCGGTTGCCGCGATGGCAGCCCGCCCGGACATTCTCGACCGGTTTGCCCGGGAGACGCCGTATTTCAACACCTTCGGTGGGAACCCGGTGTCGATGGCCGCCGCGCAAGCAGTCCTCGACATCATCCAAGGCGACAACCTGGCCGAACGCGCTGTCGAAGTCGGTAGCGCACTGCGCTCTGAACTCAGCGCGCTCATCCAGGACTACCCCTTCCTGGGCGACGTGCGCGGCACCGGCCTGTACACGGCGGTCGAGATCGTCACCGATCCCGACACCAGAAACCACGACCGCGCCCAGGCGCAGCGCATCGTCGATGCGATGCGCGACCGCCACGTCCTGGTCTCGGTGTGCGGCGGTCACGGTAATATTCTGAAAATTCGTCCCCCGCTGGTGTTCTCCATGTCCGACATGGACTGGTTCATGAGCGTGTTCACCGCAGTCGCGAAGGAGTTGTCATGAGCGTCGGCGCCTACCGGGACGCCTTCGAATCGGCCGCCGGCAAGCCTGAGGAGTTCTGGCTGCAGGCAGCCGAGGCCATCGACTGGACCCACCGGCCCACCCGCGCGCTCGACGATTCGGCGGCGCCGCTGTTCCGCTGGTATCCCGACGGGCAGCTGAACACCTGCTACAACGCGCTGGACCGCCACGTCGAGGCCGGCGCCGGGGAACGCACCGCGCTGATCTACGACTCGGCGATGGTCGGGGTCCAGCGGTCATTCACCTACGCCGAACTCCTTGATCGCGTGTCACGGTTCGCCGGAGTGCTTGTGTCCCAGGGCATCTCCGCTGGCGACAGAGTGGTGGTGTACATGCCGATGATTCCCGAGGCCGTCATCGCAATGCTCGCCTGTGCCCGGATCGGCGCAGTGCACTCGGTGGTCTTCGGTGGCTTCGCCGCCAAGGAACTCGCCGCACGCATCGATGACGCACAGCCGGTCGCCGTGCTGACCGCATCGGGAGGTCTGGAGCCAGGACGGGCCGTGGAATACCTGCCCATCGTGCACCGGGCACTCGAGATGTCGTCCGCCGCGCCGGCCACCGTGATCGTGAAAAACCGCGACGAGGTATCGGGCAGCGCCGAGGATTATGCAGGCTGGCTGGACTGGGACCACCTGGTGGCCGATGCTGAGCCCGCCGCCGCGGTGCCCGTGGCCGCGACCGATCCGCTCTACATCCTCTACACCTCCGGTACCACCGGTAAGCCCAAAGGCGTGGTCCGCGACAACGGCGGCCACGCCGTCGCGCTCGCCTGGTCGATGAAGAACATCTACAACATCGGCCCAGGTCAGGTCATGTGGACCGCCTCCGACATCGGCTGGGTGGTGGGAAGCTCCTACATCGTCTACGGCCCGCTCATCGTCGGCGCCACCACCGTGCTCTACGAGGGCAAGCCGGTGGGCACACCGGATGCCGGAGCGTTCTGGCGGGTGATCGATCAGCACCAGGTACGCGCGCTGTTCACCGCTCCCACCGCGCTGCGCGCGATCCGCAAGGTGGATCCCGACGCGGCCATGCTCGAGACGTACAACATCTCTTCGCTGGAGACACTGTTCGTCGCCGGGGAGCGTCTGGACCCCGACACCTACGAATGGGCATCGGCGACTCTGCAACGCCCCGTCGTCGACCACTGGTGGCAGACCGAGACCGGCTGGGCCATCTGCGCGAATCTGCGCGGACTCGAACCCATGGCGATCAAAGCGGGGTCGCCCACCGTCCCGGTGCCGGGATTCCAGGTCAGCATCGTCGACCACACCGGCAGTCAGGTTCCGGCAGGAACCGAGGGCAACATCGTCATCGAACTCCCCCTGCCACCCGGCACGCTCGCTGGATTATGGGAAAACGAAACAGGATTCGTGCAGTCGTATCTGTCCGCGTTCCCCGGCTACTACCTCACCGGCGACTTCGGCTATGTCGACGAAGACGGCTATGTGACCGTCCTCGGGCGCACCGATGACGTCATCAATGTGGCGGGCCACCGGCTGTCCACGGGGAGCATCGAAGCCGTCGTCGCCACGCACCCGGCGATCGCCGAATGCGCGGTCATCGGTATTCACGACGAGCTCAAAGGCCAACGCCCGAGCGGCTACGTTGTCCTGAAGTCCGGCAAAGACATCGAGCACGACACCCTCAGGGGCGACCTCATCGCCATGGTCCGCGATCAGATCGGGGCGGTCGCCACCTTCCGCGATGTCACCGTCGTCAGTGCACTCCCCAAAACGCGGTCGGGGAAGATTCTGCGGAAAACGATGCGCCAGATCGCCGAAGGAGTCGAGTACACCGTCCCCTCAACCATCGAGGACAGCTCCGTCCTCGATGCGCTGGCCGCCGCGCTGCGCCCCGCCTAGCCCCTGGGCCGAGCAGACACAGACTCGCGCTCTCAACGCAGTTGGCGCGCGGGTCTGTGTCTGCTCGCCGCGGGTGGTGTTGCGGTCAGATCTCGATGACGGTGGGCACGATCATCGGCTGCCGGCGGTAGACCTCGCCGACCCATTTGCCGACCGCACGACGCGATGCCTGGGCAATCCGGGTGAGGTCGGTAACCCCTTCTCCGGCAAGCTTTTCCAGCTCCGCAGTCACCTTCAGTGCCGCAGGTTCCAGCGCCTTCGGGTCTTCGGAAAAGCCGCGGGAATGCAGATGTGGCGGCCCTGCCAGCTTGCCCGTACCGCGGCGCAACACCACGGTGATCGCAATGAAGCCCTGTGCCAGCACCAACCGCTCGCCGAGGGTGGCATCACCCACGTCGCCAGTTACCAGGCCGTCGACGAACATCTTGCCGACCGGCACCGCTCCGGCGATGCCGGCCTTACCGCCGACAAGATCGACGCTGACGCCGTTCTCTGCCAACACGATCGAGTCTGCGGGCACACCGGTGCTCTCGGCCAGCGCCGCATTCGCACGCAGATGCCGCCACGTCCCGTGCACCGGCATCACATTGCGCGGGCGCACACCGTTGTAGAGGAAGAGCAGTTCACCGGCGTAGGCGTGTCCGGAAACGTGGATCCGAGCCTGCTGGTTGGTGACGACGCGGACCCCGATCTTGGCCAGCGCGTCGATGACCCCGAAGATCGCCTCTTCATTACCGGGTATCTGCGACGACGACAGGATGATGAGATCGCCGTCGGTCAGCGTGATGCTGCGGTGCTCACCGCGTGACATCCGCGACAACGCCGCCATCGGTTCGCCCTGGGTGCCGGTGGTGATCAGGGTGATCCGGTCAGCCGCCATCATCTCGGCGGCCGCGATATCGATCACGTCGTCGTCGGCGACATTGAGGAAGCCGAGTTCCTTGGCGATGCCCATGTTGCGGACCATGGACCTGCCCACGAAGGACACCTTGCGGCCCAGCGCCACCGAAGCGTCGATGATCTGCTGGACGCGGGCAACGTTGGAGGCGAAACAGGCGACGATTACCCTGCCCTCGGCGCCACGGATCAGCCGGTGCAGGTTGGGGCCGATTTCACTCTCGGACGGGCCCACGCCGGGAACCTCGGCGTTGGTGGAGTCGCACAGGAACAGATCAACACCGGAATCACCGAGACGGGACATGCCCGGCAGATCAGTGGGGCGGCCGTCGAGCGGCAACTGGTCGAGTTTGATGTCGCCGGTGTGCAGGATCGTCGAACCGCCGGCGTACACCGCAATGGCGAGTGCGTCGGGAATCGAGTGATTGACGGCGAAGTACTCGCAGGCGAAGACGCCATGGTTGCTGCTCTGTCCCTCGGCGACCTCGGTGAACACCGGTTTGATGCGGTGTTCCCGGCACTTCGCCGCGACCAGGGCGAGGGTGAACTTCGAGCCCACCACTGGAATGTCGGGCCGCAGCTTCAGCAGATGCGGGATCGCGCCGATGTGGTCTTCGTGGGCGTGGGTCAGCACCAGCGCTTCGATATCGTCGAGACGACCTTCGAGGTGGCGCAGGTCCGGCAGGATCAAGTCGACCCCGGGCTCGTCGTGGCCGGGGAACAGCACCCCACAGTCGATGATCAGCAACCGGCCCAGATGCTCGAAAACCGTCATGTTGCGGCCGATTTCGCCGATACCGCCCAGTGCGGTCACCCGCACTCCGCCGGTTGCCAATGGCCCGGGCGGTGCGAGATCAATGCTCACGTGTGTTCACCAGCTCCTCAGCGCAGCACGGTGGCTGCGCGCATGTCCGCAGCCAGCGTTTCGAGTTGGGCATCGGTCGCAGGGACCTGCGGTAGCCGCGGGTCGCCGACCTCGATGCCTTGAAGTCGCAGACCGGCCTTGGACATCGTCACACCGCCGAGCCGGTTCTGCGCAGCGCACAACGGCGCGAGTGTGACCGCGATCTTGCGTGCGGTGGCCAGGTCGCCGGAGTTGAACGCAGACAACATGTGTCGCAGTGAGCCGGCAGCCAGATGGCCCCAGACACTGATGACACCGGTGGCGCCCATCGCCAGCCACGGCAGGTTCAGCGCGTCGTCACCGGAGTAGTAGACCAACCCGGTGTCGGCCATGATCTGAGCCGCGCCGTGCAGGTCACCCTTGGCGTCCTTGACCCCGACGATGTTCGGGTGCAGCGCCAGCTCACGCATGGTGTCCCACTCGATGGGGACCGAAGACCGCGGCGGGATGTCGTAGAGCACGATCGGAAGATCGGTGGCGTCGGCGACGGTGGTGAAGTGCGCCAGCAGCCCGGCCTGCGGCGGCCGCGAGTAGTACGGGGTGACCACGAGCAGACCGTGCGCCCCTTCGGCGGCAGAGGCTTTGGCCAGGTGCACGCTGTGGGCGGTGTCATAGGAGCCAGCCCCGGCGATGATGCGGGCCCGGTCGCCGACTGCCTCGAGCACCGCACCCAGCAGGGCGATCTTCTCGTCGTCGGAAGTGGTGGGCGACTCGCCGGTGGTGCCGGACACCACGAGCCCGTCGCAACCCGCGTCGACGAGGTGGGTGGCTACCGCCTTGGCGGTAGCCAGGTCCAGGGAGCCGTCCGGGCCGAACGGCGTCACCATGGCAGTCAGCACAGTGCCCAACCGTGCTTGGGCGTCGATTCCGCTGGTGCTCACGGCCCTAAGGTTACCTGGCCACCCCCAGCCGGTTGCCAATCCACCTACGCTTCGGTGGCCAGCGGCGATGTCGCGACCTCACTGCCGTCGGCCAGGGTGGTCACCTCGAAATCGGCGAACACGGTCGGTGCCACGCCGATCAGTTGCCGCAGACAGGTGATGGCGAGTCGGCGGATCTCGACATCGGCGTGCTCACTGGCGCGCATCGCGATGAAATGCCGCCACGCGCGGTAGTTGCCGGTGACGACGATGCGGGTTTCGGTGGCATTCGGCAGCACCGCCCGAGCGGCCTGGCGGGCCTGCTTGCGGCGCAGCGTCGCATTCGGCACGTCGGCCAGCTTGTCCTCCAGCCGGGTGAGCAGCTCGGCGTAGGCCTTGCGGCTGGCGTCCGCGGCATCCAGGAACAGCTGCTGCAACTCCGGATCATCTTCGATTCCCGGGGGTACGACGACCTGGGACTCGTGCTCGGGCACGTACCTCTGCGAGAGCTGCGAGTACGAGAAGTGCCGGTGCCGGATCAGCTCGTGGGTGCACGAGCGCGAGATACCGGTGATGTAGAAACTGACGCTGGCGTGCTCGAGCACCGAGAAGTGGCCGACATCGATGATGTGCTGCAGATAGCCGGCGTTGGTGGCGGTTTTCGGGTTGGGTTTGGACCAGCTCTGGTAGCAGGCCCGCCCGGCGAACTCCACCAGCGCGGGACCGCCGTCGACGTCGGTGTTCCACGGCACGTCGGGCGGTGCGGTGAACTCGGTTTTGGCGATCAGCTGCACGCGCAGCGGGGCGGTCTCGGCCACGCGGTGAGCCTAACGCGCATCGTTTGCCCATCTCAGGCGACATCTGTGCGTATCCGCGATGTCACCCCAACGCGTGGGTCAACGGCGCCGCGAGATCACCGCGCTCCCCGACCGTCACCTCGTCCAACCCCAACCACGACGCCATCGTCGTCAGTTCCTTGGCCAACGCTGCGGCGACCCGAGAACGGTCCTGGCCGTCCTCGGTGAACGCGCCGACCACGTGCAGGGCTGATCCACCGGCGGGGCGGGTGCGTTCGGCTTTGAGATCGACGCGGCCCACCAGCTCGCCATCGAGGAGGAAAGGCCAGACGTAGTAACCGAATTGGCGTTTCGGGGCCGGGGTGTAGATCTCGATGCGGTAGTGGAAGTTCCACAGTCGCTCGACCCGGGGCCGGAAGAAGATCAGCGGGTCGAACGGGCACAGCAGCGCCGTGCCCCGATCGACGCGCGGCACGAGTTGGCCGGCCCGGAGGTAGGCCGGCGCCGCCCAGCCCGCCACCTCCACCGGCTCCAGCTCACCTTCTGCCACCAGCTTGGCAAGAGCGGGCTTGACCTGACCGGCGGCCAGCCGGAAGTAGTCCCGGATATCGGCCTCGGTACCCACCCCGAGCGCGCCCGCCGCGCGCAAGGTCAGCTCCCGCAGCGCCTCGTCGTCATCGACGTCCCGCGCCAGTACCTCCGGCGGCAGCACCCGTTCACTCAGGTCATAGTGCCGGGCGAAGCCGACCCGTGTCGCCGTCGTCAACACCCCCGAAGCGAACAGTGCCTCGGCCACCCACTTGGTCTCGCTGCGGTCCCACCAGGGGCCTTTGCGTCCCCGTGGCTCGGATTCCAGATAGGCCTCGATCTGCCCAGCCGTCGAGGGTCCGAGTTCGGTGACCGCCGCCACCACGTCGTCCCGCAGTTGCGGGTTCTTCGCGACGATCTCTTTGCCCCACCGGCCGTGCCGGTATTCGCGCATACGCCACCGCAGCAACGGCCAGTCCTCGACGGCCATCAGCGCGGCTTCGTGCGCCCAGTACTCCACGAGGAGTCGTGGTGAACGGGCGCTGTGGCTCCACGCCGCGCGGTCCAGCACGTCGCGGTCATACGGTCCGAGCCGGCTGAACACCGGCGCGTAGTGGGCGCGCACGGCGACCGACACCGAGTCCAGTTGCAGCACCTGGATGCGGGAGATCAACCGGCGCAGATGCGTGCGGGTGATGGCGCCACGTGGGGCAGCTTCGGCGAACCCCTGGGCCGCAACAGCCACCCGGCGCGCCTGCGCCGTGGACAACCGGGCCGGCCGGGTCATCCGCGCAGGAAGGTATGAAACCGGTACCGCAGGCCCGACTCGCTGGTCTGCCACCCTTCGACGGTGCCCTGCCAGGATTCGTCGAGCATGGGGGCCACGATATCGCCGTCCTGGCGGCGCACGTCGACCTCGATCTCGGTGACCTCGCAGCGGCTCGCGGCAGGCAGCGCCTGGATGTAGATCTGCGCGCCACCGATCACCCAGGTGTCCTCATCGGTGAACGCCGCGTCAAGGGTGTCCACCACCATTGCACCATCAGCCATGTAGCCAGCTTGCCGGGTGACTACGACATTTTTGCGGCCCGGCAGCGGCCGCACCTTCGCCGGCAGCGACTCCCAGGTCAACCGGCCCATCACCACGGTCTGGCCGAGCGTGAGCTCTTTGAACCGGGCCTGGTCTTCAGGGAGCCGCCAGGGAATGCCGTTGTCGCGGCCGATGACACCCGAGGTGGACTGTGCCCAGATAAGCCCTAACCCCATACGC
Proteins encoded:
- a CDS encoding winged helix-turn-helix domain-containing protein; this translates as MTRPARLSTAQARRVAVAAQGFAEAAPRGAITRTHLRRLISRIQVLQLDSVSVAVRAHYAPVFSRLGPYDRDVLDRAAWSHSARSPRLLVEYWAHEAALMAVEDWPLLRWRMREYRHGRWGKEIVAKNPQLRDDVVAAVTELGPSTAGQIEAYLESEPRGRKGPWWDRSETKWVAEALFASGVLTTATRVGFARHYDLSERVLPPEVLARDVDDDEALRELTLRAAGALGVGTEADIRDYFRLAAGQVKPALAKLVAEGELEPVEVAGWAAPAYLRAGQLVPRVDRGTALLCPFDPLIFFRPRVERLWNFHYRIEIYTPAPKRQFGYYVWPFLLDGELVGRVDLKAERTRPAGGSALHVVGAFTEDGQDRSRVAAALAKELTTMASWLGLDEVTVGERGDLAAPLTHALG
- a CDS encoding ribonuclease J, with the protein product MSIDLAPPGPLATGGVRVTALGGIGEIGRNMTVFEHLGRLLIIDCGVLFPGHDEPGVDLILPDLRHLEGRLDDIEALVLTHAHEDHIGAIPHLLKLRPDIPVVGSKFTLALVAAKCREHRIKPVFTEVAEGQSSNHGVFACEYFAVNHSIPDALAIAVYAGGSTILHTGDIKLDQLPLDGRPTDLPGMSRLGDSGVDLFLCDSTNAEVPGVGPSESEIGPNLHRLIRGAEGRVIVACFASNVARVQQIIDASVALGRKVSFVGRSMVRNMGIAKELGFLNVADDDVIDIAAAEMMAADRITLITTGTQGEPMAALSRMSRGEHRSITLTDGDLIILSSSQIPGNEEAIFGVIDALAKIGVRVVTNQQARIHVSGHAYAGELLFLYNGVRPRNVMPVHGTWRHLRANAALAESTGVPADSIVLAENGVSVDLVGGKAGIAGAVPVGKMFVDGLVTGDVGDATLGERLVLAQGFIAITVVLRRGTGKLAGPPHLHSRGFSEDPKALEPAALKVTAELEKLAGEGVTDLTRIAQASRRAVGKWVGEVYRRQPMIVPTVIEI
- a CDS encoding propionyl-CoA synthetase, whose translation is MSVGAYRDAFESAAGKPEEFWLQAAEAIDWTHRPTRALDDSAAPLFRWYPDGQLNTCYNALDRHVEAGAGERTALIYDSAMVGVQRSFTYAELLDRVSRFAGVLVSQGISAGDRVVVYMPMIPEAVIAMLACARIGAVHSVVFGGFAAKELAARIDDAQPVAVLTASGGLEPGRAVEYLPIVHRALEMSSAAPATVIVKNRDEVSGSAEDYAGWLDWDHLVADAEPAAAVPVAATDPLYILYTSGTTGKPKGVVRDNGGHAVALAWSMKNIYNIGPGQVMWTASDIGWVVGSSYIVYGPLIVGATTVLYEGKPVGTPDAGAFWRVIDQHQVRALFTAPTALRAIRKVDPDAAMLETYNISSLETLFVAGERLDPDTYEWASATLQRPVVDHWWQTETGWAICANLRGLEPMAIKAGSPTVPVPGFQVSIVDHTGSQVPAGTEGNIVIELPLPPGTLAGLWENETGFVQSYLSAFPGYYLTGDFGYVDEDGYVTVLGRTDDVINVAGHRLSTGSIEAVVATHPAIAECAVIGIHDELKGQRPSGYVVLKSGKDIEHDTLRGDLIAMVRDQIGAVATFRDVTVVSALPKTRSGKILRKTMRQIAEGVEYTVPSTIEDSSVLDALAAALRPA
- the thyX gene encoding FAD-dependent thymidylate synthase; its protein translation is MAETAPLRVQLIAKTEFTAPPDVPWNTDVDGGPALVEFAGRACYQSWSKPNPKTATNAGYLQHIIDVGHFSVLEHASVSFYITGISRSCTHELIRHRHFSYSQLSQRYVPEHESQVVVPPGIEDDPELQQLFLDAADASRKAYAELLTRLEDKLADVPNATLRRKQARQAARAVLPNATETRIVVTGNYRAWRHFIAMRASEHADVEIRRLAITCLRQLIGVAPTVFADFEVTTLADGSEVATSPLATEA
- the dapA gene encoding 4-hydroxy-tetrahydrodipicolinate synthase, whose translation is MSTSGIDAQARLGTVLTAMVTPFGPDGSLDLATAKAVATHLVDAGCDGLVVSGTTGESPTTSDDEKIALLGAVLEAVGDRARIIAGAGSYDTAHSVHLAKASAAEGAHGLLVVTPYYSRPPQAGLLAHFTTVADATDLPIVLYDIPPRSSVPIEWDTMRELALHPNIVGVKDAKGDLHGAAQIMADTGLVYYSGDDALNLPWLAMGATGVISVWGHLAAGSLRHMLSAFNSGDLATARKIAVTLAPLCAAQNRLGGVTMSKAGLRLQGIEVGDPRLPQVPATDAQLETLAADMRAATVLR